The genomic DNA tccccagcatCTACCGAAAATGCCCAACCTTGGAAGGAGCCAAAAATGGGGGAATAGACCCTAAAATGGGGGAAAAGACCAAAAACGGGTGGAAAGACCAcaaaatgggggaaaaagaCCTGAAAATTCTTGGATCTGATGGCATGGATGGCAGCCACATCCTGGTACAGCCTGGGGTCCGTCCCCTGCCTTGGTGGCATTTGCCAGCTCTGGATGTCCCTTGGCTTCTGGGTCTcttttggggtgcagtgggggTGCACATCTGTGTGTATACAGGGAGCTGTGTATAGGGGGTGTGTAGGGGATGGGGATGTATGCACATGATGTGGAACCACGATGGAGCTGCTGGCACGGGCTGTGCCACGCCGCGACCACGCGGCCACGCCGTGCCACGCGATGCCCACGCCGTGCCACCCCAGTTTCTGTTCCCCATCGCCCCGGGGTGCTGCCGTTGGCTGGAAAGGGGAAGCGTTGCTCAACACGGCGCCCCAGGGCTGCAGATGTTCCCGGGTGCTGGGCAGAACTGCGGGTCCCAGCACCCTGTGACACCCCCCTGGCATCCCCTGGCACCCCAGCAGGTAAGACGCGCTCCCAGGTGCCCCCTTGCCCATCACCTTGTCCCCAAATGTCACGGTGATGCTCCTGCGAGCAGTCGGGATGGCAGGGGCTCCTGTGGGTGCCCAGGGTGGGGGCTGGGTGGGCACTGCCTGGTCCTGGggggccaggggaggtttggggggtcccaggggatgGGGCGGGTCACAGCCCTTGGGCACTTATTGGCTTGGAGGTGGCAGAGGTGGGTGCTGCGACTGCCTGGAGCTGGGGTGACAGTGGGGTGCAGTGGGCTGCCGGGGGCACTCAGTGAGGTGCAGGGGGCTCAGCAGGGTATGGGGGGCAcaatggggtgcaggggagctCAGCGGGGTGCAGGGCATCTCCATGGGGTACAGGGGGGTTCAGCAGGGTATGGGGGGCACAGTGGGATGCAGGGGGTCTCAATGGGGTACAGGGGGGTTCAGCAGGGTATGGGGGGCAcaatggggtgcagggagcTCAGCGGGGTGCAGGGGGTCTCGATGGGGTACAGGGGGGTTCAGAAGGGTATGGGGGGCAcaatggggtgcaggggagctCAGCGGCGTGGAGGGGGTCTCGATGGAGTACAGGGGGATTCAGCAGGGTATGGGGGGCacaatggggtgcagggggtctCGATGGGGTACAGGGGGGTTCAGCAGGGTATGGGGGGCAcaatggggtgcaggggagctCAGCGGGGTGCAGGGCATCTCCATGGGGTACAGGGGGTTCAGCAGGGTATGGGGGGCACAGTGGGATGCAGGGGGTCTCAATGGGGTACAGGGGGGTTCAGCAGGGTATGGGGGGCacaatggggtgcagggggtctCGATGGGGTACAGGGGGGTTCAGCAGGGTATGGGGGGCAcaatggggtgcaggggagctCAGCGGGGTGCAGGGGGTCTCGATGTGGTACAGAGGGGTTCAGCAAGGTATGGGGGGCtcagtggggtgcagggggtctCGATGGGGTACAGAGGGGTTCAGCAGGGTATGAGGGGCAcaatggggtgcaggggagctCAGCGGGGTGCAGTGGTCTCAGTGGAGTGAAGAGGGCTCAACAGGGTGCAGGGGGGCTCAGTCGGGTAGAGGGGGATCAGTGGGATACAGGGGGGCTCCGCAGGTTATAGAGGGGCACAATGGGGTCCAGGGGGGCTCAGCAGGGTACAGAGGATCTcagtggggtgcagggaggcTCAGCAAGGTATGGAGGGCACAATGGGGTTCAGGGGGACTCAGTGGGGCATAGGGGGTTCAGAAGGGTGCAGGGGGTTCAGCAGGGTGCAGGGGGGCTCAGTGGGATGCAAGGGGGCTCAGTAGGATGCAGCGAGCTCagcggggtgcagggggggctcaGCAGGGTATGGGGGCacaatggggtgcagggggctcAGTGGGGTGCAGGGATACTcagtggggtgctggggggtagGAGGGATATGCAGCAGCGGGGAGAGCAGGGGTGGACTGATCTACAATGCCGGAGCACCCCCAAGATTGGGGGAGGTTCGTGTGTGTCCCCAACACTCTACCCAAGCCTGACCCCACAGCCAGGATGTTCTCTGAGGCTGGCAAACCCCCAAGACCTGAAATGGGGCCACCACAGTGGTACAAGTGAATGGGGTGGCCTCTGGACTTGTGTGTCCCCCCctggtcccctctgccccacgCACCTGGTGGCTGGAGCTCAGCcaccctcctccctgcctcagtttcccttcccagctgttgTGGGGACACCAGCCACCCCGTTTCCCGGCAAGCTTGTCCCCAGCAGACACCAGGGCTGCCGCCGGCCGGTGTGGCAGACAGGTCTGCAGTGATGGAGGAAGCgagagggggaaggagaagcagctctgcccacgtCCCCAAGCTGCTGCCACCCGGGAGCgtggggcacccatgggtggcaTGGGGAGGGATTCGGCCAAGTGACGTGGCTGGGGTGAGGGGTCTCTTCATTCTGTGGGACCACGTCCTTCGTGCTAGTCTCAGCCTCTAAGAGAAGCTGACGGCGtctgccccagctcagagcagcccaGAGGCCGCAGGGATGGGCTCTGTTagcccacaaaaccaaaaatctccGGAACCAGCGTGTCACCGGTCCCACTTTCAAGGTGAAAGTAACCACAAAATCTGTGGGTCGTGTTGGGCTGGGTGTAGGTGGCATCTCCTGCCACTCAGGGCACGGTGACCGGCCGTAGGGATTTGGCACCccctgcagaggagcaggaggccGTGCTGGCGGCCAACGGCTCGTCGTGCCGCAATTTCCTCTCCAGCATCGAGATGAGGGTGGTTTGGTCTGTGCAAACCTTTCTGTGGGGTGGAAGTGTCAGGGGAAGAGGAGCTGAGATCATGACCACCATGGTGTCCCATGTGCTACCAGGGCCCTGTGCGGTCCTGCTGTCTCCACCTTCACTTTCCTGATGGGCTTCTAAGTTCGTCACTGTggtttagaatcatagaatcacacaagggtttgggttgaaaggacctccccagccccccagtgcccccctgccatgagcagggacatctgcaccagctcaggttgctcagagccccgtccagcctggcctgggatgtctccagggatggttcagccaccacctctctggccaacctgggccaggctctcaccaccctcagggccaacaattccttcctcatgtctggcctgaatctccctcctttagtttaaaaccatcaccccttgtcctatcacaacaggccctgctcaaaagtctgtccccatctttcttctcggccccttttaagtctggaaaggccgcactaaggtctccccggagcttctcttctccagctgaacaccccagctctctcagcctgtcctcccagcagagctgttccagcctcgggtcatttctggggctcctctggcccctctccagcagctccatgtgtgtcctgtgctgaggacccagagctggcccagcactgcaggggggtctccccagagcggagcagaggggcagaatcccctccctccacctgctgctcacgctgctggggatgcagcccaggacacgggtggatttctgggctgcaagcgcacgttGCCGGCTCATGGCCAATctttcacccccagcacccccaagtccttctcctgggggctgctctccatccctccatccccagcctggactgaTACCGGGGGTTGCCCCGACCCAAAAGGATGAGGCTATGGGGTCGCATGCACCGGTCCAGGTTCATCTTGCTAGGGTGGATGTGACATCACATGGCCAAGTCACCAACCATCTTCTTTGTCGTtcgcagctgctgctggggggcacACCAGCAGAGAGGACATTGATGGTGAGAACCACCACCATGGCCAACTTGACAGTCTCCATTGGGGCTGGGAGGAACTCATGCACCTTCCATGAGGAGTTCAAGCAGGTCCTGCTGCCCCTGGTCTACTCAGTGGTGTTCATGGTGGGGTTGCCCTTGAACGCTGTGGTCATCGGGCAGATCTGGGTGGCCCGCAAGGCGCTGAGCCGCACTATGATCTACATGCTGAACCTGGCCATGGCCGACCTGCTCTACGTCTGCTCCCTCCCACTCCTCATCTACAACTATACCCAGAAGGATTATTGGCCTTTTGGGGACTTCACCTGCAAATTCGTCCGCTTCCAGTTCTACACCAACCTCCACGGCAGCATCTTCTTCCTCACCTGCATCAGCGTCCAGCGGTACCTGGGCATCTGCCACCCCTTGGCCTCGTGGCacaagaagaaggggaagaagttGACGTGGCTGGTGTGTGCCGCCGTCTGGTTCATCGTCATCGCCCAGTGCTTGCCCACCTTTGTCTTCGCTTCCACCGGCACCCAGAGGAACCGCACCGTCTGCTACGACCTGAGCCCGCCGGATCGCTCCGCCGCCTACTTCCCCTACGGCATCACCCTCACCGTCACCGGCTTCCTCCTGCCCTTCGTGGCCATCCTCGCCTGCTACTGCAGCATGGCCCGGATCCTGTGCCAGAAGGACGAGCTGATCGGCTTGGCGGTGCACAAGAAGAAGGACAAAGCCGTGCGCATGATCATCATCGTGGTCATCGTCTTCTCCATCAGTTTCTTCCCCTTCCACCTCACCAAGACCATCTACCTGATCGTCCGTTCCTCGCCCAACCTGCCCTGCCCGGCTCTGCAGGCGTTTGCCATCGCCTACAAGTGCACGCGTCCCTTCGCCAGCATGAACAGCGTCCTTGACCCCATCCTCTTCTACTTCACCCAACGCAAGTTTCGCGAGAGCACCCGTTACCTCCTCGACAAGGTGAGCTCCAAATGGCGGCAGGACCACTGCATTACCTACGGCTCCTAGGTGAGGATGAGGACCACCTCGGTGTCACCGGGCCTGGGCATGGAGCAATTTTGGCTTTAGGCTCCACAGAGCAGAGATGGCTTCAGctggggatgtgctggaggaaaaaaggatggTATCTTCTGAACTTTCGGCACTTCCATCCCATCTCcaacctgcagcagcacaatATTAACACCATCACAGCACAGATCTGGTGTCCTCTCTCTGGCTTGGTTGCTCAGTTTGAGCAACTTTGCATCGTGTTTCCTTGGCAGCAAAGCCACCAATGCAATAAAAACCACTGGTGGGACCATGGAGAACACGGTGGGACCATGGAAGACACAGTCCCTGGCTcagggagagctgctgggggacaATTTCTCCCCATTCTCTTTTAAAGCTTCCCCCATGGGGCCATACAAAGGCTGGGGAGGGTTTGGTTCAGCTCATACCTGTCTGGGGAACATGGGCCTGTGTGTTTCTCCATCTCAAGATCAGTGTCACAGGCATTTTTTGGGGTAATATTGGCCCAAAATGGGGCCAGACTAGTAAGAGACATGGGCCTACTGGTACCACTGGTGCCGCAAAATGGTGGGAGAGCATCCCTGGCCAGACTGGGGACTGGGAAGGGGGACATAAGGGCAACTGGGACAACCGTGCTGGATTTCCTACCCAAGTGATGACCATGGGCTGGGTCAGACACAAGCCAGCAGTGTTGTCACCTGCCTGGGGACCTTCAGCATCATCCAAGTCCAGCTCCCCACTTAGCCCAGCACCCCAAATCCGTCCCATCCCAGCATCCTCAGTgtcctgctgtcacctcctAACCAGGATCCACCAAAATCAGAGCTGGCACACTTGGACGTGATGCCTGGAGTTGGGAAACCCACGCCAGTGAGCTACTCGGTGTCCTTGGTCATGCCACCGCATGTTCCGCCATTGACTTTGTCACTCCACCATATCCACGTTGGGTCGGGGCTTGAGCTTTGCTCCCCGCAAACTCCATGAGGatgctgctccctcccagcaaAGAGGGATTCGCTTCCACGGGATGGGGTGGATGCACCACTAATAGCTCTGCGAGGCTTCTCTAACCTATGGAATGTACAGAATAAACCCTCCCCTCTTTTTCGGGTGGATATGTGCACATATAGACACCCACTGTGTATATGCACATATATCACATCCAAGCAGGGGAAGGTTTGTAGCCCAGCACGGGCTACGTGGTGCAGATATTCTTGGCTCTGAATACATTATATCTATCTATAcagtgtatgtat from Caloenas nicobarica isolate bCalNic1 chromosome 1, bCalNic1.hap1, whole genome shotgun sequence includes the following:
- the P2RY6 gene encoding P2Y purinoceptor 6 isoform X1: MAPATEMPQPGDEISKAKQLLLGGTPAERTLMVRTTTMANLTVSIGAGRNSCTFHEEFKQVLLPLVYSVVFMVGLPLNAVVIGQIWVARKALSRTMIYMLNLAMADLLYVCSLPLLIYNYTQKDYWPFGDFTCKFVRFQFYTNLHGSIFFLTCISVQRYLGICHPLASWHKKKGKKLTWLVCAAVWFIVIAQCLPTFVFASTGTQRNRTVCYDLSPPDRSAAYFPYGITLTVTGFLLPFVAILACYCSMARILCQKDELIGLAVHKKKDKAVRMIIIVVIVFSISFFPFHLTKTIYLIVRSSPNLPCPALQAFAIAYKCTRPFASMNSVLDPILFYFTQRKFRESTRYLLDKVSSKWRQDHCITYGS
- the P2RY6 gene encoding P2Y purinoceptor 6 isoform X2 codes for the protein MVRTTTMANLTVSIGAGRNSCTFHEEFKQVLLPLVYSVVFMVGLPLNAVVIGQIWVARKALSRTMIYMLNLAMADLLYVCSLPLLIYNYTQKDYWPFGDFTCKFVRFQFYTNLHGSIFFLTCISVQRYLGICHPLASWHKKKGKKLTWLVCAAVWFIVIAQCLPTFVFASTGTQRNRTVCYDLSPPDRSAAYFPYGITLTVTGFLLPFVAILACYCSMARILCQKDELIGLAVHKKKDKAVRMIIIVVIVFSISFFPFHLTKTIYLIVRSSPNLPCPALQAFAIAYKCTRPFASMNSVLDPILFYFTQRKFRESTRYLLDKVSSKWRQDHCITYGS